Proteins from a genomic interval of Nitrospinota bacterium:
- a CDS encoding CBS domain-containing protein, whose translation MPDSKRVQDIMMRDFKKIEGITKVSDALALMKAEKISVILIEPRSNTDVYGIMTMRDIARKVIGQGRKLQETHVYEIMSKPVLSIPSNMPLPYAARHLTNFNVSYAMVLENNNIIGMVSLHGIAQYWDEG comes from the coding sequence ATGCCGGATTCTAAAAGGGTTCAAGACATCATGATGCGTGATTTCAAAAAAATCGAAGGCATTACTAAAGTGTCAGATGCCCTGGCCCTGATGAAAGCGGAAAAAATCAGTGTAATTCTTATTGAGCCAAGATCCAATACGGATGTCTATGGGATCATGACTATGAGAGACATTGCCCGGAAAGTGATAGGACAAGGACGAAAACTGCAAGAGACCCATGTCTATGAAATCATGTCAAAACCGGTTCTCAGTATTCCTTCCAATATGCCCCTCCCCTATGCGGCACGGCACTTGACTAATTTCAATGTGTCTTATGCCATGGTGCTGGAAAATAACAACATAATCGGAATGGTTTCACTGCATGGAATTGCCCAGTATTGGGATGAAGGATAA
- a CDS encoding P-II family nitrogen regulator yields MRFKIILALVNDDYQDEVINAAKDAGATGVTILNARGEGIHKNKSFFGLTMETQKDMLLFLVEDFKSDEIMEAIYNGGHLNEHGNGIAFCWTIDRAIGLESQLPVMEKDTKIKYF; encoded by the coding sequence ATGCGTTTTAAAATTATTCTCGCCTTAGTTAATGACGACTACCAGGATGAGGTTATTAATGCAGCCAAGGATGCCGGAGCCACGGGGGTCACGATCCTGAATGCCCGCGGAGAAGGAATTCACAAGAATAAATCATTTTTTGGCCTGACTATGGAAACCCAGAAAGATATGCTTCTCTTTTTGGTAGAAGATTTCAAATCTGATGAAATTATGGAAGCCATTTACAATGGTGGGCATTTGAACGAGCATGGCAATGGGATCGCTTTTTGCTGGACGATTGATCGGGCGATTGGGTTGGAAAGTCAGCTCCCTGTTATGGAAAAAGACACAAAAATAAAATATTTTTAG
- a CDS encoding DUF1538 domain-containing protein, protein MTEEINLIALIQSSLKGTLIDILPILLVLAFFQGAVLRKKIPHLKQILFGLVLVIIGLAIFIVGLEQCIFPIGISMADQLTQPEFLTGGNSENLKAFLAADKVDPALYMWTYIFAFLIGFSTTLAEPALIAVSIKAREISTGSITEWGLRIAVALGVACGVALGAYRIVTGTPLYVYISGGYLVLLIQTMFAPKMIIPLAYDSGGVTTSTVTVPVLAALGIGLASNVPGRSPVLDGFGLIAFASLFPIIAVLAYAMIGQWLAKTN, encoded by the coding sequence ATGACGGAAGAAATAAACTTAATCGCACTTATTCAGAGTTCTCTAAAAGGCACTCTCATTGATATTTTACCAATTTTGCTGGTCCTCGCATTTTTTCAAGGCGCTGTTCTTAGAAAAAAAATTCCCCATTTAAAGCAAATTTTATTTGGACTTGTTCTCGTCATCATTGGCCTGGCAATTTTTATTGTTGGATTGGAGCAATGCATTTTCCCAATCGGAATCAGTATGGCGGATCAATTAACCCAACCTGAATTTTTGACCGGGGGCAATAGTGAAAATTTAAAGGCATTTCTTGCCGCTGACAAAGTGGACCCTGCACTTTATATGTGGACCTATATATTCGCATTTCTTATCGGATTTTCAACCACCCTTGCGGAACCCGCCTTGATTGCAGTCTCTATCAAGGCAAGAGAAATTTCTACAGGTTCCATAACGGAATGGGGGTTGAGAATTGCCGTTGCCCTTGGGGTTGCATGTGGGGTGGCTTTGGGAGCCTATCGCATTGTTACGGGAACGCCACTGTATGTTTACATCTCCGGCGGATATCTGGTTCTCCTCATCCAAACTATGTTTGCCCCTAAAATGATCATCCCCCTGGCGTATGACAGTGGAGGCGTGACCACATCCACTGTAACCGTCCCCGTATTAGCGGCATTGGGAATCGGCCTGGCTTCCAACGTGCCCGGACGCTCTCCGGTTTTGGATGGTTTCGGTCTCATAGCCTTCGCTTCCCTTTTCCCTATCATCGCCGTTTTGGCCTATGCTATGATCGGCCAATGGCTTGCAAAAACAAATTGA
- a CDS encoding DUF1538 domain-containing protein produces the protein MSILKFIFHKFFSVLIDILPLLGVIFFFQTFVIQKPFPHLEQTILGVGFVVVGLFLFILGLEKALFPMGERIATQFAQKGNIFWIILFGFLLGFSTTIAEPALTVIANKAGQLVADSGSISQQESAITSFVFGLRLTVAISVGLSTALGVVRIIKGWPLIWFILSGYGLIIISTFFAPKEIIGIAYDSGGITTSTITVPLVTALGIGLAVSIRGRNPMIDGFGLIAMASLAPILFVMLYGMFTLGVKL, from the coding sequence GTGAGCATTCTAAAATTTATTTTCCATAAATTTTTTTCCGTTCTGATAGACATACTCCCTTTGTTGGGCGTCATATTTTTTTTCCAAACATTTGTCATTCAAAAACCCTTCCCTCACCTTGAGCAAACGATTCTTGGTGTTGGTTTCGTTGTGGTGGGCCTCTTTTTATTTATTTTGGGATTGGAAAAAGCCTTATTTCCCATGGGGGAAAGAATCGCCACCCAATTTGCCCAAAAGGGAAATATTTTTTGGATCATACTTTTTGGTTTTTTATTGGGGTTCTCCACGACCATTGCTGAACCCGCACTTACCGTTATTGCCAACAAAGCCGGTCAATTGGTTGCCGACTCCGGTTCAATTTCACAACAAGAGTCTGCCATAACTTCCTTTGTCTTTGGACTTCGACTCACCGTAGCCATTTCCGTGGGGTTGTCCACCGCCCTTGGAGTGGTTCGAATAATTAAGGGCTGGCCGCTGATTTGGTTCATCCTTTCAGGGTATGGTTTGATCATTATTTCCACCTTTTTTGCACCTAAAGAAATTATAGGAATCGCATATGATTCAGGGGGGATCACGACCTCAACCATTACGGTTCCCCTGGTTACCGCATTGGGTATTGGGTTGGCTGTTTCTATCCGTGGCCGCAACCCCATGATTGACGGATTTGGTTTGATCGCCATGGCCAGCCTGGCACCTATATTATTTGTCATGCTATATGGAATGTTTACCCTCGGTGTCAAGTTATGA
- the flgM gene encoding flagellar biosynthesis anti-sigma factor FlgM: MTEFDPTQKISRRSLVNNSSPRLIPAQTAASKGPETIDRVTLSHKPEALSEATKSKTGVQVREKLVSKFRDILENGTYQVKAEEIADKMVQKIREQKNSAII; encoded by the coding sequence ATGACAGAATTCGATCCCACCCAAAAAATTAGCAGGCGAAGTTTGGTCAATAATTCGTCCCCCCGTTTAATTCCGGCTCAAACGGCAGCATCCAAGGGGCCAGAAACCATAGATCGCGTGACATTATCACATAAGCCAGAAGCGCTTTCTGAAGCAACAAAATCCAAGACAGGGGTACAGGTTCGCGAAAAATTAGTCAGCAAGTTTCGTGACATTCTGGAAAATGGAACCTACCAAGTCAAAGCGGAGGAAATTGCAGATAAAATGGTTCAGAAAATTAGGGAACAAAAAAATAGTGCAATTATTTAA
- a CDS encoding copper ion binding protein has translation MANKKEGNGMQDLRIKVMGMSCNHCVQTIEKAVGEISGVQQVNVDLDKKEVTVAIDENQTKLETITSKIMEVGFEVVEEKRSPE, from the coding sequence TTGGCTAATAAAAAGGAGGGAAATGGTATGCAGGATTTAAGGATAAAAGTTATGGGAATGAGCTGCAATCATTGCGTTCAAACCATTGAGAAAGCGGTTGGAGAAATTTCAGGGGTTCAGCAAGTGAATGTGGATTTAGATAAGAAAGAAGTAACCGTAGCTATTGACGAGAATCAAACCAAATTGGAAACCATAACCTCGAAAATTATGGAAGTGGGTTTTGAGGTCGTTGAAGAAAAGAGAAGTCCTGAATAG